One Pseudonocardia abyssalis DNA segment encodes these proteins:
- a CDS encoding prepilin peptidase, with the protein MIGTGALGDGVFWPGVSGAGLLGALAGAAAGAAVRVLLGRMARGTRVRVPVCEVAVAAPWAAVVGAWAAGVLPGRWVPVLLGTAWFGVAAGLVDLRHHRLPDALTLPAVPAALLLVTPLGPDAVGRAVPGVLLAAGVHAAVHLAAPGALGAGDVKLAASLGAPLAVVSWPALLLAAVLASVLTLGRAAACGRRAVPHGPSMVVGSAVVLVAAAAGAGGPW; encoded by the coding sequence GTGATCGGGACGGGAGCGCTCGGTGACGGGGTGTTCTGGCCCGGGGTGTCGGGCGCGGGTCTGCTCGGGGCCCTGGCCGGTGCGGCGGCCGGTGCGGCCGTCCGCGTGCTGCTGGGGCGGATGGCGCGGGGGACGCGGGTGCGCGTGCCGGTGTGCGAGGTCGCGGTGGCGGCGCCGTGGGCCGCCGTCGTCGGGGCCTGGGCCGCGGGAGTGCTGCCGGGACGGTGGGTGCCGGTGCTGCTCGGGACGGCCTGGTTCGGGGTCGCGGCAGGGCTGGTCGACCTGCGGCACCACCGCCTGCCCGACGCCCTCACGCTGCCCGCGGTGCCTGCCGCACTCCTGCTGGTCACGCCGCTGGGCCCCGACGCCGTCGGGCGGGCGGTGCCCGGCGTGCTGCTCGCGGCCGGGGTGCACGCCGCGGTCCACCTCGCGGCTCCCGGGGCGCTCGGGGCGGGTGACGTGAAGCTGGCGGCGTCGCTCGGGGCGCCGCTGGCCGTGGTGTCCTGGCCCGCGCTCCTCCTCGCGGCGGTGCTGGCGTCGGTCCTGACGCTGGGGCGCGCGGCGGCGTGTGGTCGCAGAGCGGTGCCGCACGGTCCGTCGATGGTGGTGGGGTCGGCGGTCGTGCTGGTGGCGGCCGCGGCGGGTGCGGGTGGTCCCTGGTGA
- a CDS encoding PPOX class F420-dependent oxidoreductase: MASDPALLDLFTEIGGGVLITLKRDGRPQSSVVTHAFDPATRTLRISVTEGRAKTRNLRRDPRVSYQVTRPDLTAYAVGEGTAQLTATAADPHDDTVQALVTYYRDVRGEHPDWDDYRAAMVAEGRVLLTVVVDHVYGWVPPAA, from the coding sequence ATGGCGTCCGACCCCGCTCTGCTCGACCTGTTCACCGAGATCGGCGGTGGCGTCCTCATCACGCTCAAGCGCGACGGGCGGCCCCAGTCCTCCGTGGTGACCCACGCGTTCGACCCGGCCACCCGCACGCTCCGGATCTCCGTGACCGAGGGACGGGCCAAGACGCGCAACCTGCGCCGCGACCCGCGGGTCAGCTACCAGGTCACCCGGCCCGACCTCACCGCCTACGCGGTCGGAGAGGGCACCGCGCAGCTCACCGCGACGGCCGCGGACCCGCACGACGACACCGTGCAGGCGCTGGTCACCTACTACCGCGACGTGCGCGGCGAGCACCCCGACTGGGACGACTACCGGGCGGCGATGGTCGCCGAGGGCCGCGTCCTGCTCACCGTCGTCGTCGACCACGTCTACGGCTGGGTGCCGCCGGCCGCGTGA
- a CDS encoding spermidine synthase, protein MNEARAVVRAEVDHGSAELVGDPDRPQGWTLLVDGTAQSHVDLDDPTHLEFEYVRRLAHVVDLVAPPTAPLRVLHLGGGAWTLPRYVAATRPGSTQQVAEIDAGLVDLVAARLPVDGYGIEVTVGDARAVLTEVPTGSVDLLVLDVFAGARTPAHLTTTEFVADAARVLAPGGMYAANVADGGALPFARTQFAVAGSRFARLAVVVAPNVLQGRRFGNLVLLARDGELPVQGLVRRAAGDPFPARVLDDAQVRELATTPVGDRGATPSPMPPSGFFGRP, encoded by the coding sequence ATGAACGAGGCTCGGGCGGTCGTGCGGGCCGAGGTCGACCACGGGAGCGCCGAGCTGGTGGGCGACCCCGACCGGCCGCAGGGCTGGACGCTGCTGGTCGACGGCACCGCACAGTCCCACGTCGACCTCGACGACCCCACGCACCTCGAGTTCGAGTACGTGCGGCGGCTCGCGCACGTCGTCGACCTCGTCGCCCCGCCCACCGCGCCGCTGCGGGTGCTGCACCTCGGCGGCGGGGCCTGGACGCTGCCCCGCTACGTCGCCGCCACCCGCCCCGGCTCGACACAGCAGGTGGCGGAGATCGACGCCGGGCTGGTCGACCTGGTGGCGGCGCGGCTGCCCGTCGACGGGTACGGGATCGAGGTCACCGTCGGCGACGCGCGGGCGGTGCTGACGGAGGTCCCGACCGGCTCGGTCGACCTGCTCGTACTCGACGTGTTCGCCGGCGCACGCACCCCCGCCCATCTCACCACCACCGAGTTCGTCGCCGACGCCGCGCGGGTCCTCGCGCCGGGCGGGATGTACGCGGCCAACGTCGCCGACGGCGGCGCGCTGCCGTTCGCCCGCACCCAGTTCGCCGTGGCCGGGTCCCGGTTCGCACGGCTGGCCGTCGTCGTCGCCCCGAACGTGCTCCAGGGGCGCCGCTTCGGCAACCTCGTGCTGCTCGCCCGCGACGGCGAACTGCCGGTGCAGGGTCTGGTCCGGCGCGCGGCGGGCGACCCGTTCCCCGCCCGCGTGCTGGACGACGCGCAGGTCCGGGAGCTGGCCACGACCCCGGTCGGCGACCGCGGGGCCACCCCGTCCCCGATGCCGCCGTCCGGCTTCTTCGGCCGGCCCTGA
- a CDS encoding endolytic transglycosylase MltG, whose protein sequence is MDIDGPTTRLRAVDGSAADPASEAATAPIPVVRGAGATATGRSDRDSSADRGPYLDRDPRPDGDGRDGDGRDGDGRDADGRDGDGRDGHPDGDGRSGAPARGRRAPGRARRSGVLLLAVAVLLVAVVGGAVYLFRSLTSAADFEGAGEGDVIVRVADGDSTAAIGRTLESTGVVASVAAFLDAAEQDDRILGVQPGSYQMRSRMSATAAVERLLEPDARVGQLEIRGGVQLDDTSAPDGTVAPGVLTLISRATCATIDGADSCVGVEDLRSAMAETDPAELGVPSWAQEAVSAADPVRRLEGLLVPGLYEVEPGRTAVEVLQGLLATSTARLEAGGIVAGADAIGTSPYEVLIISSLVEKEGITPDMPKVARVVYNRLQIGQRLELDSTVNYPLDLQALRTTAEDRSTPGPYNSYATAGLPPTPIAAPGREAVAAALDPEPGPWFFFVRCQTDGTSCFAETFAEHTANVQLARDNGAF, encoded by the coding sequence GTGGACATCGACGGCCCGACGACCCGCTTGCGCGCCGTCGACGGATCGGCCGCCGATCCCGCGAGCGAGGCCGCGACCGCCCCGATCCCCGTGGTGCGCGGCGCCGGTGCCACGGCGACCGGCCGCTCCGACCGGGACTCCTCCGCGGACCGGGGCCCCTACCTGGACCGGGACCCCCGTCCCGACGGGGACGGCAGGGACGGGGACGGCAGGGACGGGGACGGCAGGGACGCGGACGGCAGGGACGGGGACGGCAGGGACGGTCACCCGGACGGGGACGGCCGGTCGGGCGCACCCGCGCGCGGGCGTCGGGCTCCGGGCCGGGCGCGCCGCAGCGGGGTCCTGCTGCTCGCCGTCGCGGTGCTACTGGTGGCCGTCGTCGGCGGCGCGGTCTACCTGTTCCGCTCGCTGACCTCGGCCGCCGACTTCGAGGGTGCGGGGGAGGGCGACGTGATCGTCCGGGTCGCCGACGGCGACTCCACCGCCGCGATCGGCCGCACCCTGGAGAGCACCGGGGTCGTGGCGAGCGTCGCCGCGTTCCTCGACGCCGCCGAGCAGGACGACCGGATCCTCGGTGTGCAGCCCGGTTCGTACCAGATGCGCTCGCGGATGTCCGCCACCGCGGCGGTCGAACGACTGCTCGAACCCGACGCCCGCGTGGGTCAGCTGGAGATCCGCGGCGGTGTCCAGCTCGACGACACCAGCGCCCCGGACGGCACCGTCGCGCCCGGCGTCCTCACGCTCATCTCGCGGGCCACCTGCGCCACGATCGACGGTGCGGACTCGTGCGTGGGCGTCGAGGACCTGCGCTCGGCGATGGCGGAGACCGACCCGGCCGAGCTCGGGGTCCCGTCGTGGGCGCAGGAGGCCGTCTCGGCCGCCGACCCGGTGCGCCGCCTGGAGGGCCTGCTCGTCCCCGGCCTCTACGAGGTGGAGCCGGGTCGGACGGCCGTCGAGGTGTTGCAGGGCCTGCTGGCCACGTCGACGGCCCGGCTCGAGGCCGGTGGCATCGTCGCCGGGGCCGACGCGATCGGGACCTCGCCGTACGAGGTGCTGATCATCTCGTCGCTGGTGGAGAAGGAGGGCATCACGCCGGACATGCCCAAGGTCGCGCGGGTGGTCTACAACCGCCTGCAGATCGGGCAGCGCCTCGAGCTGGACTCCACCGTCAACTACCCGCTGGACCTGCAGGCCCTGCGCACCACGGCCGAGGACCGCAGCACCCCGGGTCCGTACAACAGCTACGCCACCGCGGGCCTGCCGCCGACGCCGATCGCCGCACCCGGCCGTGAGGCCGTCGCCGCCGCGCTCGACCCCGAGCCCGGCCCGTGGTTCTTCTTCGTGCGCTGCCAGACCGACGGCACGTCGTGCTTCGCCGAGACGTTCGCCGAGCACACCGCCAACGTCCAGCTCGCGCGCGACAACGGGGCCTTCTGA
- the ruvX gene encoding Holliday junction resolvase RuvX, with amino-acid sequence MPVARRGRRLGIDVGSVRVGVALSDPDGLIATPLATVPRDIDGGTDVAAIAALVAEHEAVGLVVGLPRTLAGREGPAAEAARAFVASLEPAVGVPIELSDERLTTVVATRQMRESGRKGRKQRAVVDQVAAVGILQGWLDRHR; translated from the coding sequence GTGCCGGTCGCTAGGCGCGGGCGCCGGCTCGGTATCGACGTCGGGTCCGTCCGGGTCGGGGTGGCGCTCTCCGACCCGGACGGGCTGATCGCGACGCCGCTGGCCACCGTGCCGCGCGACATCGACGGCGGTACCGACGTGGCCGCCATCGCGGCGCTGGTCGCCGAGCACGAGGCGGTCGGGCTCGTGGTGGGGCTGCCGCGCACGCTCGCCGGGCGCGAGGGCCCGGCCGCGGAGGCCGCGCGCGCGTTCGTGGCGTCGCTGGAGCCCGCGGTGGGCGTCCCGATCGAGCTGTCCGACGAGCGGCTCACCACCGTCGTCGCCACGCGGCAGATGCGCGAGAGCGGACGCAAGGGCCGCAAGCAGCGGGCCGTCGTCGACCAGGTCGCCGCGGTCGGCATCCTCCAGGGCTGGCTGGACCGTCATCGCTGA
- the alaS gene encoding alanine--tRNA ligase codes for MQTHEIVRRFTDHFVAAGHIRVPSASLILDDPNLLFVNAGMVQFKPYFLGEVSAPYPTATSIQKCVRTGDIDEVGRTTRHNTFFQMAGNFSFGDYFKAGAIEHAWKLITGSQDEGGYGFDPERLWVTVYLDDDEAIGLWRDIAGLPPERIQRRDGKDNYWDMGVPGPGGPCSEIYYDRGPEFGAEGGPVADENRYLEIWNLVFMQDVRGDLSPKLGHPPIGKLPRPNIDTGMGVERVATLLQGVANVYETDLVRPVIARAEAFSGRRYGASEEDDVRFRVIADHARSGVMIIADGVTPANDGRGYVLRRLLRRIVRSARLLGVTEPVLGAFAEVVRDAMAPSYPELVTDFERISAVVRAEEEAFLQTLTAGERIFDTAVAETRSSGATVLPGDRAFQLHDTFGFPIDLTLEMAAEAGLEVDRDRFTALMQEQRTRAKADAAKHKVGHGGDGSIYRALLDTHGAVDFLGYTELAAEGTVIGLLVDGVPVPAAREGDAVEIVLDRTPFYAEAGGQQADTGTLAGGSFTVRVDDVQSPVAGLRVHRGTVTAGEVTLDAAVVATVDVARRTSISRAHTATHLVHAGVRGALGPSAAQAGSLNAPGRMRFDFTSPSGGVAPAALAEIEDEVNTVLQEDRAVESYETTMDEARTLGAMMLFGEKYGDRVRVVDMGDYSRELCGGTHVGRTGEIGMIKVLSEGSIGSGVRRVDALVGLDAFRFLSREHVLVSNIAEQLKVRPDDLPERINGLVERLRTAERDLEKVRADAVLSSAGALAGGAEDVGGVALVAVAAPDGVGGNDLRALAADVRGRLGPRPGVVALFSGDGDKVAFVVATTSAARDAGLAAGKLIPSFAAAVGGRGGGKPDLAQGGGTDPAGIPAAVEALRAHLRAR; via the coding sequence GTGCAGACCCACGAGATCGTCCGTCGTTTCACCGACCACTTCGTCGCCGCGGGCCACATCCGCGTGCCCAGTGCGTCGCTCATCCTCGACGACCCCAACCTGCTGTTCGTCAACGCGGGGATGGTGCAGTTCAAGCCGTACTTCCTCGGTGAGGTGTCGGCGCCCTACCCGACCGCCACGTCGATCCAGAAGTGCGTGCGCACCGGCGACATCGACGAGGTCGGCCGCACCACCCGGCACAACACGTTCTTCCAGATGGCCGGCAACTTCTCCTTCGGTGACTACTTCAAGGCCGGGGCGATCGAGCACGCCTGGAAGCTGATCACCGGCTCGCAGGACGAGGGCGGCTACGGCTTCGACCCCGAGCGCCTGTGGGTCACCGTCTACCTCGACGACGACGAGGCCATCGGGCTGTGGCGCGACATCGCGGGGCTCCCGCCCGAGCGGATCCAGCGCCGCGACGGCAAGGACAACTACTGGGACATGGGTGTGCCCGGTCCCGGCGGTCCCTGCTCGGAGATCTACTACGACCGCGGGCCGGAGTTCGGCGCCGAGGGCGGCCCGGTCGCGGACGAGAACCGCTACCTGGAGATCTGGAACCTGGTCTTCATGCAGGACGTGCGCGGTGACCTGAGCCCGAAGCTCGGTCACCCGCCGATCGGGAAGCTCCCGCGGCCCAACATCGACACCGGCATGGGTGTCGAGCGGGTCGCCACCCTGCTGCAGGGCGTCGCGAACGTCTACGAGACCGATCTCGTGCGCCCGGTCATCGCCCGGGCCGAGGCGTTCTCCGGGCGGCGCTACGGCGCCTCGGAGGAGGACGACGTCCGGTTCCGCGTCATCGCCGACCACGCCCGCTCCGGTGTGATGATCATCGCCGACGGCGTGACGCCCGCCAACGACGGCCGCGGCTACGTCCTGCGCCGCCTGCTGCGCCGGATCGTGCGCTCCGCCCGGCTCCTCGGCGTCACCGAGCCGGTGCTCGGGGCGTTCGCCGAGGTCGTCCGCGACGCGATGGCGCCGTCCTACCCGGAACTCGTCACCGACTTCGAGCGGATCTCCGCGGTCGTGCGCGCCGAGGAGGAGGCGTTCCTGCAGACGCTCACCGCGGGCGAGCGGATCTTCGACACCGCGGTGGCCGAGACCCGCTCCTCCGGGGCCACGGTGCTGCCCGGGGACCGCGCGTTCCAGCTGCACGACACGTTCGGCTTCCCGATCGACCTCACGCTGGAGATGGCCGCGGAGGCCGGGCTCGAGGTCGACCGCGACCGCTTCACCGCGCTCATGCAGGAGCAGCGCACCCGCGCGAAGGCCGACGCCGCCAAGCACAAGGTCGGTCACGGCGGCGACGGGTCGATCTACCGCGCACTGCTCGACACCCACGGGGCCGTCGACTTCCTCGGCTACACCGAGCTCGCCGCCGAGGGCACCGTCATCGGGCTGCTCGTCGACGGCGTACCGGTGCCGGCAGCCCGCGAGGGCGACGCCGTGGAGATCGTGCTCGACCGCACACCGTTCTACGCCGAGGCGGGCGGCCAGCAGGCCGACACCGGCACGCTGGCGGGCGGTTCGTTCACCGTCCGCGTCGACGACGTGCAGTCGCCCGTCGCGGGGCTGCGCGTGCACCGCGGCACGGTCACGGCGGGCGAGGTCACGCTCGACGCGGCCGTCGTGGCCACCGTGGACGTCGCCCGGCGCACGTCGATCTCCCGGGCCCACACCGCCACGCACCTCGTGCACGCCGGCGTCCGCGGCGCTCTCGGCCCGTCGGCCGCGCAGGCCGGCTCGCTCAACGCCCCCGGCCGCATGCGGTTCGACTTCACCTCGCCGAGCGGCGGGGTCGCCCCGGCCGCGCTCGCGGAGATCGAGGACGAGGTCAACACGGTCCTGCAGGAGGACCGCGCCGTCGAGTCCTACGAGACGACGATGGACGAGGCCCGCACGCTCGGCGCGATGATGCTGTTCGGCGAGAAGTACGGCGACCGCGTCCGCGTGGTCGACATGGGCGACTACTCGCGGGAGCTGTGCGGAGGCACGCACGTGGGCCGCACCGGCGAGATCGGCATGATCAAGGTGCTGTCCGAGGGATCGATCGGCTCCGGCGTGCGCCGGGTCGACGCCCTGGTCGGGCTCGACGCGTTCCGGTTCCTCTCGCGCGAGCACGTGCTGGTCTCGAACATCGCCGAGCAGCTCAAGGTACGCCCGGACGACCTGCCCGAGCGGATCAACGGGCTCGTCGAGCGGCTGCGCACCGCCGAGCGCGACCTGGAGAAGGTCCGGGCCGACGCCGTGCTGTCCTCGGCGGGCGCCCTCGCCGGCGGCGCCGAGGACGTGGGCGGGGTCGCGCTCGTCGCGGTCGCTGCTCCGGACGGGGTGGGCGGCAACGACCTGCGGGCCCTGGCCGCCGACGTCCGCGGCCGGCTGGGCCCGCGCCCGGGTGTGGTGGCCCTGTTCTCCGGGGACGGCGACAAGGTCGCCTTCGTCGTGGCCACCACCTCCGCGGCCCGCGACGCCGGGCTCGCCGCAGGCAAGCTGATCCCGTCCTTCGCGGCGGCCGTCGGCGGCCGGGGCGGCGGCAAGCCGGACCTCGCGCAGGGCGGTGGCACCGACCCGGCCGGCATCCCGGCCGCGGTGGAGGCCCTCCGGGCGCACCTGCGTGCCCGGTAG
- a CDS encoding DUF948 domain-containing protein: MSAGQIAALIAAGAFVVLVLLLAVPLLKLGRTLDEATVAIRKAHEGSAPLLDNAQTTLHQVNTQLERVDGITSSARTVTSNVSVLTSLFTATMGGPLVRAAAFSYGLNKAVKARRAGRDAGAHSLQTRPGRLRRKGKKS, encoded by the coding sequence GTGTCGGCTGGTCAGATCGCCGCGCTCATCGCCGCGGGGGCGTTCGTCGTCCTCGTGCTGCTGCTGGCGGTCCCGCTGCTCAAGCTGGGTCGCACCCTCGACGAGGCGACCGTCGCCATCCGCAAGGCACACGAGGGCAGCGCGCCGCTGCTCGACAACGCCCAGACCACGCTGCACCAGGTGAACACGCAGCTGGAGCGGGTGGACGGCATCACCTCGAGCGCGCGCACCGTCACCAGCAACGTCTCGGTGCTCACGTCGCTGTTCACCGCCACGATGGGCGGCCCGCTGGTCCGGGCGGCCGCGTTCTCCTACGGGCTGAACAAGGCGGTGAAGGCCCGTCGTGCCGGGCGCGACGCCGGCGCACACTCGTTGCAGACCCGCCCGGGTCGGCTGCGTCGCAAGGGGAAGAAGTCATGA
- the shbA gene encoding RNA polymerase sigma factor ShbA — MTAATVLEPVAVETAGRTGVVEEYADREPAAPESTLESMVAAAVAGEDRARDRLLAEIHPFVLRYCRGRLGRQESVTGSADDVAQEVCLAVVSALPAYKMRGLSFRAFVYGIAAHKVTDAFRVIGRNRTEPVPELPDAPVSDDGPEHRLLECELSERLGELLHILTPRQREVLVLRIAVGLSAEETAAAVSSTPGAVRVTQHRALNRLRAALGPGAADLVVPAPRSPLDAL, encoded by the coding sequence ATGACGGCCGCGACGGTGCTGGAGCCGGTCGCCGTCGAGACCGCCGGCCGCACCGGGGTCGTCGAGGAGTACGCCGACCGGGAGCCGGCGGCCCCGGAGTCCACCCTGGAGTCGATGGTCGCCGCGGCCGTCGCGGGGGAGGACCGGGCACGTGACCGACTTCTCGCCGAGATTCACCCGTTCGTGCTCCGCTACTGCCGCGGACGGCTCGGCCGGCAGGAGAGCGTCACGGGTTCGGCCGACGACGTCGCCCAGGAGGTCTGCCTCGCCGTGGTCAGCGCGCTGCCCGCGTACAAGATGCGTGGGCTGTCGTTCCGGGCCTTCGTCTACGGGATCGCCGCACACAAGGTGACCGACGCGTTCCGGGTCATCGGCCGCAACCGCACCGAGCCCGTCCCCGAGCTGCCCGACGCCCCCGTGTCCGACGACGGCCCCGAGCACCGGCTGCTCGAGTGCGAGCTCAGTGAGCGGCTCGGCGAGCTGCTGCACATCCTCACCCCGCGCCAGCGGGAGGTCCTCGTGCTGCGCATCGCGGTGGGGCTCAGTGCGGAGGAGACCGCCGCCGCGGTCTCCTCCACACCCGGCGCGGTGCGCGTCACCCAGCACCGCGCGCTGAACCGCCTGCGCGCCGCGCTCGGCCCCGGCGCCGCCGACCTGGTGGTCCCCGCCCCGCGCTCGCCCCTCGACGCCCTCTGA
- a CDS encoding TetR family transcriptional regulator yields the protein MSSADEPRAADPRARAAQTKRDRTRRALLDAADATFGSRGWARTRIEDIAAAAGVSAATAYNHFPSKHSLIGHVYAPLVRPLFVQAERDVAAGRAAVAALEDQVRALARMTSRHRELSASFFSAVQDYTIRVEGPADPADEIDPRLLAPVPDSIRLLIEHGQRTGELRSYPVAADISALLVNTLLTRTMNRPDEPADSRAELLLTVLFGTLRPELLVKGPADDRPFRRRS from the coding sequence ATGTCCTCTGCCGACGAACCCCGAGCGGCCGATCCACGGGCCCGGGCCGCCCAGACGAAGCGCGACCGCACACGGCGCGCGCTGCTCGATGCTGCCGACGCGACGTTCGGTTCACGGGGGTGGGCGCGTACCCGGATCGAGGACATCGCGGCCGCGGCCGGGGTCTCCGCCGCCACCGCGTACAACCACTTCCCGTCCAAGCACTCGCTGATCGGACACGTCTACGCGCCGCTGGTGCGGCCGCTGTTCGTGCAGGCCGAACGCGACGTGGCGGCCGGACGTGCGGCGGTCGCGGCCCTGGAGGACCAGGTCAGAGCCCTGGCCCGGATGACCTCGCGACACCGCGAGCTCAGCGCGTCGTTCTTCTCCGCGGTGCAGGACTACACGATCCGCGTCGAGGGCCCCGCCGATCCGGCCGACGAGATCGACCCCCGCCTGCTCGCCCCGGTCCCCGACTCGATCCGGCTGCTGATCGAGCACGGGCAGCGCACCGGGGAGCTGCGGTCCTACCCGGTCGCGGCCGACATCAGCGCCCTGCTCGTCAACACCCTGCTGACGCGCACGATGAACCGACCCGACGAGCCGGCGGACTCCCGGGCCGAGCTGTTGCTGACCGTGCTGTTCGGAACCCTGCGGCCCGAACTCCTCGTGAAAGGCCCTGCCGACGATCGCCCGTTCCGCCGCAGATCCTGA
- a CDS encoding DNRLRE domain-containing protein, with the protein MKTYAARTAVLLGVALALAVPGTAGADEPDTPETRTETSTTVARVDGSRAVTLFAGPVQLRRGAEWVPVDLTFGSGPDGVIRPAAALHDLTLTPTGPVVRWTGGGSAALAPVGPDPLPAPALAGNRATYPQVAPGYDLVVEATRTGFAASIRRAGTAVGPAPVLALTTTAPGTERVVEGAATESAVSRVVASAPVSGATPAPFDTTVQSTILRSDASGDPDLRLGSYDGVAVARSFLSWDLAEVAGRPIGTAVLRVHQDWSSSCAPAAWEVWSAPAVGPATRFANQPAAERLWSTSTETRGNAPACAAGWTQVDVTELVRAWSAAGVPTGTMMLRAADEASPQGWKRLGSAESPNVPNLEITLG; encoded by the coding sequence ATGAAGACGTACGCGGCACGCACCGCGGTCCTCCTCGGTGTCGCGCTCGCACTGGCCGTTCCCGGAACCGCCGGAGCCGACGAACCGGACACACCCGAGACCCGTACCGAGACCAGCACGACCGTGGCCCGCGTCGACGGCTCCCGCGCGGTCACCCTCTTCGCCGGGCCGGTGCAACTGCGCCGCGGGGCCGAGTGGGTACCCGTCGACCTGACTTTCGGATCGGGTCCGGACGGAGTCATCCGGCCGGCCGCCGCCCTCCACGACCTGACGCTCACCCCGACCGGCCCGGTCGTGCGGTGGACCGGCGGCGGGTCGGCCGCGCTCGCCCCGGTCGGGCCGGACCCGCTGCCCGCGCCCGCCCTCGCCGGGAACCGCGCCACCTACCCCCAGGTGGCCCCCGGGTACGACCTCGTCGTCGAGGCGACCCGCACCGGCTTCGCCGCGTCGATCCGGCGTGCCGGCACCGCGGTCGGCCCGGCCCCGGTGCTCGCGCTGACCACGACCGCCCCGGGCACCGAACGCGTCGTGGAGGGGGCCGCCACCGAGTCCGCCGTCAGCCGCGTCGTCGCGTCCGCCCCGGTGTCCGGCGCGACCCCGGCACCGTTCGACACCACCGTGCAGTCGACGATCCTGCGCAGCGACGCCTCCGGTGACCCGGATCTGCGACTGGGCAGCTACGACGGCGTAGCGGTCGCGCGCAGCTTCCTGTCCTGGGACCTGGCCGAGGTGGCCGGCCGCCCGATCGGCACGGCCGTGCTGCGGGTGCACCAGGACTGGTCCTCGTCGTGCGCCCCGGCGGCGTGGGAGGTCTGGTCCGCCCCGGCCGTCGGACCCGCGACGCGCTTCGCGAACCAGCCCGCCGCCGAGCGGCTGTGGTCGACCAGCACCGAGACCCGCGGCAACGCCCCGGCCTGCGCCGCGGGCTGGACGCAGGTGGACGTCACCGAGCTGGTGCGGGCCTGGTCCGCGGCGGGCGTGCCGACCGGGACCATGATGCTGCGCGCCGCCGACGAGGCCTCGCCGCAGGGCTGGAAGCGGCTCGGGTCGGCGGAGAGCCCGAACGTGCCGAACCTGGAGATCACGCTGGGCTGA